A stretch of Aphelocoma coerulescens isolate FSJ_1873_10779 chromosome 1A, UR_Acoe_1.0, whole genome shotgun sequence DNA encodes these proteins:
- the LOC138104536 gene encoding inositol 1,4,5-trisphosphate receptor-interacting protein-like 1, which produces MKGEKNEDGNGEEHGNVASTEEGADKASEGDSNNVKMKEDRHSSEHRTSDRNGKDQENRDANVKGKKNEDGKEEEGGNVAASEKEGRGDGKDKGSRGGTEEEEDTRDVGNKRGILLVDRIQCPVEDVERGRSVAAELMESFTRVFTDSVSNSFYPVPQEAIGVGSAFEGWSPRERDVVYRMLVPLNPPPGHAFHLELNSAGQMAARTFCVRVELVCTCEREQLGEKLLCFLHHSQKELRRKQKPSLLETLCTGSYLDVEKTSHWFYQLVRCSWLHLPQSYSWHLVFQPCSRSCQFQLSKGKESLMVEMLFGVRHGDSDIFVVSQPTEAQEGGSSSSVSSRPAKAESIASTAWPETYAVAEAKFFQHVARQVPCESLHLKCLQLFTYILRGTGFSSSTWKTVVMHVLTTVPLSKWRRREFERRLWDIMAYLRRCLQLKRLEHFVLGNKRLPAEISLPPAMRTVEPLNLFEHLARDPAAHAEAMQAYGQLRFRLWTLLSSH; this is translated from the coding sequence atgaagggagaaaagaatgaagatggaaatggagaggagcacggcAATGTTGCTTCAACTGAAGAAGGTGCTGATAAAGCAAGTGAAGGAGACAGCAACAATGTGAAGATGAAGGAAGACAGGCATTCCAGTGAACACAGAACCAGTGATCGGAATGGGAAggatcaggaaaacagggatgcgaatgtgaaaggcaagaagaatgaagatggaaaagaagaagaaggtggaaatgtggctgccagtgaaaaagaaggCCGCGGTGATGGCAAGGACAAAGGCAGCCGTGGTGGaactgaagaggaagaagacacCCGGGACGTTGGGAATAAGCGAGGGATCCTTTTAGTGGATCGCATACAGTGTCCTGTCGAGGACGTGGAGAGAGGTCGCTCAGTGGCAGCGGAGCTGATGGAGAGCTTCACGCGTGTCTTTACTGACAGCGTGAGCAATAGTTTCTACCCGGTGCCTCAAGAAGCCAtcggggtgggcagtgcctttgAGGGTTGGAGTCCCCGTGAGCGGGATGTGGTGTACCGCATGCTGGTCCCACTGAATCCCCCGCCGGGACACGccttccacctggagctgaacagtgccgggcagatggcagcaaggaccttctgcgtccgtgtggagctggtgtgcacgtgcgagagggagcagctgggcgagaagctgttgtgcttcctgcaccactCGCAGAAGGAGCTGCGGCGgaagcagaagcccagcctCCTAGAGACACTCTGCACCGGCTCCTACCTGGACGTGGAGAAAACCTCCCACTGGTTCTACCAGCTGGTGAGATGCTCgtggctgcatttgcctcagtCGTACTCGTGGCACTTggtgtttcagccctgcagccggTCCTGCCAATTCCAGCTGAGcaaaggcaaggagagcctgatGGTGGAGATGCTGTTTGGGGTGCGCCACGGGGACTCCGACATCTTTGTGGTcagccagcccacagaggcCCAGGAAggcggctccagcagctctgtgagcagccGGCCCGCCAAGGCCGAGTCCATCGCAAGCACAGCGTGGCCTGAGACGtacgctgtggcagaggcaaaattcttccagcacgtggccaggcaggtgccgtgtgagagcttgcacctgaaatgcctgcagctcttcacctaCATCCTGAGGGGCACAGGTTTTTCCAGCTCGACCTGGAAGACTGTGGTCATGCACGTGCTGACCACCGTACCGCTGTCCAAGTGGCGCAGGAGGGAATTTGAGCGGCGGCTGTGGGACATCATGGCATACCTGCGCCGCTGCCTGCAGTTGAAACGCCTGGAGCACTTTGTCCTGGGCAACAAGAGGCTTCCTGCGGAGATCAGCTTGCCGCCGGCAATGCGAACGGTCGAGCCGCTCAACCTCTTTGAGCACCTGGCCCGAGATCCGGCCGCCCACGCGGAGGCGATGCAAGCTTACGGTCAGCTGCGATTCCGCCTCTGgacgctgctctccagccactga